AAAGCAAAGAGTGAAGATATCTTACATCAGCTTAAATATATAAATGATTTTTTTAATAAAGTTAAATACGTAAGAGATGATATTCATTGGAAAAAAAATGATTATTGGGCTTCACCTTTTGAGTTTTTAGGTACTGGAGCTGGAGATTGTGAGGATTATGCAATTGCTAAATATTTTTCTTTAAGGCAATTGGGTGTTCCTGATAATAAACTTAGAATAACTTATGTAAAATTAAAACAAAGAGGTACTAAATATGAACAAGCTCACATGGTTTTGACTTATTATCATAAACCTGGTGCTACACCTATAGTATTAGATAATGTTAATAAAAGATTAAAATTAGCTTCACAAAGAAAAGATTTAACACCTGTATATAGTTTCAATGCAAGTGGATTATGGCAAGCTAAAAATAAAGGAAATGATTCAGTTCGTGTTGGAGAAAACAATCTTAAAAACTGGAAACTAATCATGGGTAAAATTTAAAAAGGAAAAATATGTCTTTGTCTAAACAGTTATATATAATTATTGCTTTCATCTTTTTTATAATATTCACTGGTAATTTTATTATAAGTATAAAAAATACTAAAGAATATTTAGAAGTTGAATCTCAAACAAAAGCACAAGATACTGCAACATCTTTAGGAATGAGTTTAAGACCTTTAATTAAAGATAAAAAAGACCCTGAAATTGAGTCAATAATTAAGGCTATATCAAATAGTGGTTTTTATAAAGAAATAAGATTAGAAGATAGTGATTATATAATAAATGACTATGAGTTGTTAGATGCAACATCAACTTACAAGAATGACAACTGGAAAATTAAGAAACTTTTTGTCGAATCAAAATTTGGA
This sequence is a window from Halarcobacter mediterraneus. Protein-coding genes within it:
- a CDS encoding transglutaminase-like cysteine peptidase, with the translated sequence MKNLYIVIFLSIFFLFSSITAENLFYISSEKINQIKKKYGAEAEKRVLLWDKVLKKAKSEDILHQLKYINDFFNKVKYVRDDIHWKKNDYWASPFEFLGTGAGDCEDYAIAKYFSLRQLGVPDNKLRITYVKLKQRGTKYEQAHMVLTYYHKPGATPIVLDNVNKRLKLASQRKDLTPVYSFNASGLWQAKNKGNDSVRVGENNLKNWKLIMGKI